The DNA region GACGGCGTCGCACAGCGTGGCGTCGCCCGCCTCGTACGGGGACTTGACGGTGACCTTGCCCTTGTCGTCGACCTCCCTGACCGGGGCGCGCCGGCGCTCGGACTCGTTCCACGCGGTGAAGCGGCTCCCCTTGAGGAAGGCGCGGACGGGCAGGCACTCCAGGTAGCGCAGCCGGCGCCGGTCGTACGCGAGCTGCGCTCCGCTCAGCCCGAACGCGGGCTCGCCGAAGGGTTGCATCCGGTTCCGGCCCGCCTCAGGTGTCGCTGTCGGGCTGCTCGAACCAGCCGGGGCCGGCCGGCGTCCACTTCGGCAACAGGTCGTCCCGGCGGGCCCGTACGAGGTCGGAGGCGATCCGGAACTCCCACGAGTCCCCGCGCACGGCTTCCTCGTCCTTCTGGGCCCCCTGCTCCTGCAGCTGGGTCATCAGGGACACCCACAGCGGGCCTCCGACGTCGAGCAGCTGGTCGGTGGTGGGGATCTCGCCGGTGTTGAGGAACCGCTCGAAGGCCGCCTCGTACCCCGGCCTGACCGGCAGCACCACCCGGGCCGCGCCCGACCCCAGGAACGCGGCGAACCGGGGTTCCCGCTCCAGGCCGAGCAGTTTGCCCACCCAGGACGTGCGCGCGCCCCAGAAGTACGGCAGGAAGGCGTACTCCAGGTGCTCCCACTCGACGGCCTGCTCGAAGAAGCGGATGTACGCCGACAGCGCCCCCGTCGCGGCCGCGTCCGGGTACGGGAAGCCGAGGGAGTCCGTCCTCATCGCGTTGAAGCCGCTGAAGTTCTGGCCGGTCAGCACGGCCAGTGCCGTCCGCTTGACCTCGTTCCGGACGAGCTCCTGCTTCTGGGCCGGGGTGAGGGCCTGCAGTCGGAGGCGCGCCTGGGCGTCCCGTTCGGCGACGCGTTCCTCGTGGTCGGCGAAGCGCTGCCGGTTCGCGGCGAGGATCAGCCCGTGCGTCCTGGTCTGCCACGCGGCGACGGTGGCGGCGGTGGGGACGCAGAGGATCTCCACCCCCACGGCGAGCGTGGCGAGCCCCGGACTCCGGCCGTCCCCGTCCGCGATGAGTCCCACCGGAACCGTCTCGGTCTCGCCGTCCAGCTTGCCGCTGAACAGCCTCGACGACCAGTCGTCGATGTAGACGACCTTCGAGCCGACCAGGACGCGCAGCTCGTACGGGACCCACCCGCTGGCCAGCGCGACCACCCGGTACGAGGCGGCCTGGTACCCCTTGGGGATCGCGGTCCTGCGGCACTCGCCGATCTCCAGGCTGCTGGCGCCGAGCTCGCCGCTGAAGGGGTCCGGCGCCCGCTGGCCGAAGTTCTCGGTGACGCACACCTGCGCCTGCGGGGGTGCGTCCACACCGGTCGCCCGGTGGCCCGTGGCGTAGTAGGACCAGTTCTCGGCCGAAAGCTGGTCCGCGGGCACCGTGAAGGCGGCCGGCCCGGGCGGAAGGGGGCCCCGGCCGCGCGGACGGGCCAGGGCCTCCCGGAACAGCGCGGCCGGCTCGGGAACGACGAGGTCGTACAGCAGGCGGGAGCCGTAGCTGAACACCTGCGCCTGGTAGACCTTGTCGAGCCACTGGTAGACGCCGAACCGCGCGGCGGCGTCCGGGGTGCTGCCGAGCACGTGCTCGACGGACTCCTCGGCGCGGTGGAGCCGGCGCAGGACGGAGGCGCTGCGGGTCCGGGTCGTGGAGCTGGAGGAGACGGCGTCCGTCACCGACCTGGCGAAGGTCTCCGGGCCGTCGGTGGTGAGCGGCCCGCGCCCGCCGCCGGACTGGGCGGAGGTCTTGCCGGCGTTCTGATCCGCCGCCGTCCGGGCGAGCGACTCCAGGCTCGTCCGCTCGGCCTCGGTGGTCTCGGTCGACTCGCTCTCGTCCACCTCGCTCGTCCTGTGGGTGAGCCGCTCGCCCGGGAGGACGCTCTCCAGGCGGGCCACCTCGCCCCGCTCGTACCGCCTGAGGTGGGTGCGGACGACGCACAGGTCGGCGACACCGAGGGGGCGCACGTCCGTGTGGGTGGCCGGCGGGGCCGAGGCGACCGGCTCCTCCTGCCCGGGGTCGTCGATCGGATCCAGCCGGTGGCGGCCGAGGAGCTCGCCGATCTGCGCGGCGAGCCGGTCGCCCCCGATCAGCCGGACCTTCGACAGCTCCGCCACCACGGTGTGCAGTTGCCGAGTCGATCGCTCCTGTTCCGAGACCAGCCTCGCCTGGATGTCGCGGACGGACGCGGCGGCCGGATCGATGCCGTACTGGCTCAAGGCCCGCAGGGCGGGCTCGGAGAGGAGGCGGAGCGCGGTCTCCGACAGCACGACGTTCGAGCGCTGGGCGGCCCGCCGGAGCGGTGAGGTGCTGACGGGGTCGTCGTCGCGCGTCTTGCGCCCCTCCTGCCGCCGGCCCTCGGCGGGCGGCCGCGCGGTCCGGTAGAGCGCCGCGAGCGACTGCTCCCGGTCGAGCTCCCGCAGCACGAGCTCGTCCTCGTCGTGCGCGGCCACCTGTGCGACGGCCTCCGTGACACGGGCCAGGTCGTCACGGAGCGAACCGAACCTCTCCATCAACCGCTCGGCCACGGCGTCGGGGGGTTCCGGTTCCGGCACGGCCGCGCCCGGACGACGCCGGCCGACCAGGACGTCCGGCAGCAGGAGCGGCGCGTGGGCGATCCCGTCGACGGCCCTCGCGGACACCGGCCCGGCCAGGACGGCGCCCGCGAGGGTCAGCGCCCGGACGATCTTCACCGCCACCGCCGCGTCGAGCTCCTCCGGTCCCAGGACGTACGCAGCGACCACCGTGTCCCGCGCGCGTTGCAGGTCGACCGCCCAGTCCTCGGGCGAGGCGTCCCCGACGACCCGGCGGACGGCCTGTCCGACCTCCTCGGGGGTGCCCGCCTCCCCGCTGGAGACGAGGTCGCTCAGGGCGACCAGCCCGGCTCCGAGCCGGACCGTGTCGGGGGACACCACCGGAGCGCCCCCGGCCACGAACGCCCTGGCCGCGACCACCCGCTCCTCGGGGAGCGCGGCGTCGCCGAGCGCGCGCTGGAACTCCGACTCACCGGAGAGCTCGGCCACCGGCGGGGCCTGCCGGGGAGGCCTCTGGAGGGACACGAACGTGAGAATGCGGTCCATCACTACTCCTCGTGCGACCGGCGCCCCGTGCGACGGGCGCCCCGCCGGGGCGGCGTGGCCCGCCCCGGATCCCACCCCCCACCAGGGTCGCCCCCTGACGCGGTCGTCACCACTCCGGCCGCGGGTCCTTCACCCGGCGACCGGTCCGCGCGGCCCCGTCTCCTCGTGCGACGTGCGACTCCGTCACGCCGTGCGTCGGCAGGCCGGTCCGCGCGCTCCGTTCCGCAGCCAACCGAAGTCTTCCCCACCGGGTCGGGGCCGCACAGCGCGTGCGAAGGGGCGTGCGGAGGCTTCGGGGCGCGCGCTCCGGGCAGGCCACGCCCGATCCTGCCGCCTGCGCCGGGTGCGCCGGTTCACCGCGGCCGGTCCCCCCCGCGCAACCCTCGCCGCACAACTCTCAGCAACGGGCCGTCACGCGGACGGGACCGGTCCGGCGACGGCGGCCGAACGATCCGGCCGGGCCGGGTCAGCCGCGCAGGCCGCCGCCGTGGACGCGCGCGTGGTGGGCCGACTGGGCGGCGGCGGACTGCCGCAGCTCGGTGGCGATCAGGGCGGCCTGCACGCGCCGCTCCACACCGAGTTTGGCGAGCAGGCGCGAGACGTGGTTCTTCACCGTCTTCTCGGCCAGGTAGAGCCGCTCGCCGATCTGCCGGTTGGTGAGCCCCTCGCCGATCAGTGCCAGCACCTCCTGCTCGCGCACGGTCAGCTCCGGTCCCCCGGTGGACGGCTGGGCCGGCTCGGCCTCGCTGCGGAGGCGGTTCAGCAGGCGGGTGGCGGCCCCCGGGTCGAGCATCGACCGGCCGGAGGCCACGGTCCGGACGGCGGCCACCAGGTCGGTCCCGCTGATCTGCTTCAGCACGTACCCGGCGGCGCCCGCCATGACGGCGTCGAGGAGCGCCTCCTCGTCGTCGAAGGAGGTGAGCATCAGGCAGGCCAGGTCGGGCATCCGGGAACGCAGTTCGCGGCAGACGGCCACGCCGTCCCCGTCGCCGAGGCGGACGTCCAGCACGGCGACGTCGGGACGCAGCGCGGGGACGCGGACGAGGGCCTGCTCGGCGGTGGCGGCCTCGCCGACCACCTCCAGGTCCGGTTCGCAGTCCAGCAGGTCGTGCACGCCGCGGCGCACCACCTCGTGGTCGTCCAGCAGGAACACCCTGACCGGCGCCGGCGTCTCGGCACCGGTCGTCTCGCTCGCCATCTCGCGGCTCCACCTTCTCCACGCCCGGCACACCACACGCCGGGTCCACCGCATCATGCCCCGGTGCCCCGCGGCCGCCCAGGGTCGAACGACCCCATTTCCCGGGCCGTCGGGCCGCCGGACCGGGCGACCCGGTGGCCGGGCACCCCGGCGGGCGGGCGGAGCCCGGGTCACGCACGCCAGCGCAGCGTCTCCGGCGGCGGGGTCGGCACGGAGGTCCGCCCGGAAGTCCTCGCCGGACGCGCGCACGCCGGCCTCCGAGACCTCCAGCGGGGCAGGGGTCAACTCACTCAATCCCGCCGCCCGCAGGCAGGTCTCGTAGGCCGTGCGAGCGGCGGGTCGATCGCACGGCCGGAGACGGTCCCCGAACTCCCGCTCCGCCGGTGCCCGTTGTGCGGGCACGGCCGCCCGGGCGAGCGAGCCGTGGGTGCCTAGCCGGCGGCTATCGCGGCGAGCAGCCGTTCCGCGGCGCCGAAGGCGATCGCGCTGTCGAGCGGGTTGGAGTAGCTGCGCGACCAGGTGATCAGTCCGTCCCGGACCCGGGCGAACATCACCATGTCGAACGCGAACGTCTTCCCGGTGGCCAGGACGTGGCCGTGGATCCGGTACTCGACGACGACGAGTTCGGGATCGCCCGTCTCGTGGACGGTCACGCGGTCCGCGCTCTCGAACTTCTGCACCCCGGCGCCGCGTTGCAGGTGGAGCCGGAAGGCCTCCCGGCCGGGCTGCTGGTCGGGGACCCCCGGCATCAGGTAGGGCAGCTCGAAGGGGGCGTCCGCGGTGAACAGGTCGGCAGCCGCCGGGTCGGGGCCGTCGGCCATCAACCGGACGAAGTCTTCGAGGACTTCGCGCGGTGCGGCAGTGGTCATGGGACACCCCTCTCGACACGACCGGGGCGAATCCCCCGGTGTCGCGCCCGAACATACGGGGCGACGGCTCCGCATTTCAACGTCCGCTCGCCCAAGTGGACTTGATGATCCGTCCGGTGTTCCGCACAGGACCGGAGACCCTGCGCGCAACCAGGCCCGGCACCTCCTCAGGGGCGGCGCCTGCGGGCGTTGCCGAGGCCGATGAGCAGGAAGGCCGTCGAGACGGCGAGCGCACTGCCCGTGGCGGCGGCCAGTCGCGGGGCGAGCGGGCCGTCACCGGACAGCAGGATGGAGGCGGCGCCGAGCGAGGCGACCGCCAGGCCGACGACCAGCCATCCGAGCAGCGCACGGGCGGCCGCGCGGGGGCACACCGGCGTCCGGCCCGGGTCCGGGTCCGGGTCCGGGTCGAGCAGGGCCCAGCGGAGGGTGTCCTCGCGCTGCTCCGCCCGACTCTGCAGGTGGGCCCGGACCCGGAGGAGGACGCCGGCGACCAGGCCCGCCAGCCCGATCCGGGCCGCGGGCTGCCAGTCGGGGACGGCGAGCAGCAGGACGCCCGCCAGGGCCAGCCCGGCCCACCAGACCACGCAGGCGGCAGCGGCGGTGCGGGCCGAACGGGGGCGGTCGTCGCCCGCCTGCAGGTCGGCGATGGCGGGCAGGTACCAGACGCAGCCGGACGCAGTGGTCGCGGCGGTGCCGATGGCCAGAACGGTGTGGGACATGGTGCCGTGCGCTCCTCAGCCGATGGGGCTCGACGCGGTGTCGGGATGACGTGGGACGTGAACGCGGGACGTAGAAGTGGGGCGTAGAGGTGGGGCGGGGACACCGGACGGACGTCGCGGGACCCGCCGGCGCCGGGCGAAGGGGGCCAGGCGAAGGGGGGCCGCTCCCGCCCGCCCGGGGGCAGCGACACGGGCGGGAGCGGCGTTCGGGGGGGCGGGCCGTCAGCCTCCGGCGCCCGGAGCGCCGTCGTCGGGCGCTCCGCCGGGCCCTCCCGCTCCGCCCGACGCGGCGAGCGCGCGGCCGCGGCGCGTCGTCGGGGCGTCGTACGCGGCCGGGGTGACGCCGGCCAGGTGCTTGGCGGGCTCGCCGTTGTGGTCCAGGAAGTCGCGGGCCGCGATCTCCGGGTGGTGCAGGTCGAAGGCCGGGGACTCCGAGCGGATCCGGGGCAGGGTCACGAAGTTGTGCCGGGGCGGCGGGCAGGAGGTCGCCCACTCCAGCGAACGGCCGTAGCCCCACGGGTCGTCGACCTCGACCTTCTCGCCGTACTTGGCCGTCTTCCAGACGTTGTAGAGGAACGGCAGGAGCGAGAGTCCGAGCAGGAACGACCCGATCGTGGACACCGTGTTGAGCGCGGTGAAGCCGTCGGAGGCCAGGTAGTCGGCGTAACGGCGGGGCATGCCCTCGGCGCCCAGCCAGTGCTGGACGAGGAAGGTGGAGTGGAATCCGATGGTGAGCGTCCAGAAGCAGATCCGCCCGAGCCTCTCGTCGAGCATCCTGCCGGTCATCTTGGGCCACCAGAAGTGGAAGCCGGCCATCATCGCGTACACCACGGTGCCGAACAGCGTGTAGTGGAAGTGCGCCACGACGAAGTACGAGTCGGACACGTGGAAGTCGATGGGCGGGGCCGCCAGCAGCACGCCCGTCAGTCCGCCGAACAGGAAGGTGACCAGGAAGCCGACCGTCCAGAGCATCGGCGTCTCGAAGCTGAGCGAGCCCTTCCACATGGTGCCGACCCAGTTGAAGAACTTCACACCGGTCGGCACCGCGATCAGGAAGGTCATGAACGAGAAGAACGGCAGCAGGACTTGGCCGGTGACGTACATGTGGTGCGCCCACACGGTGACCGAGAGGCCCGCGATGGCCACGGTGGCGGCGATCAGGCCCGCGTAGCCGAACATCGGCTTGCGGCTGAACACCGGGATGACCTCCGAGACGATGCCGAAGAACGGCAGGGCCAGGATGTACACCTCGGGGTGGCCGAAGAACCAGAACAGGTGCTGCCAGAGCATCGCCCCGCCGCTGGCCGGGTCGAAGACGTGCGAGCCGAACTTGCGGTCGCACTCCAGGGCGAGCAGCGCGGCGGCCAGCACCGGGAAGACCAGCAGGACCAGGACCGAGGTCAGCAGCACGTTCCAGCAGAAGATGGACATCCGGAACATCGTCATGCCGGGGGCGCGCATGCAGATGATCGTGGTGATGAAGTTGACCGCGCCGAGGATGGAGCCGAATCCGGAGAGCGTCACGCCCATGATCCACATATCGGCGCCGACACCGGGCGAGTGGACCGCGTCGGAGAGCGGCGCGTAGAGGAACCAGCCGAAGTCGGCGGCGCCCTGCGGGGTCGCGAAGCCCGCGGCGGCGATCAGCGAGCCGAACAGGAACAGCCAGAACGCGAGCATGTTCAGCCGCGGGAAGGCGACGTCGGGGGCGCCGATCTGCAGCGGCATGATCCAGTTGGCGAAGCCGGTGAACAGCGGCATCGCGAAGAGCAGCAGCATCACCGAACCGTGCATGGTGAAGGCCTGGTTGAACTGCTCGTTGGAGAGGATCTGCGTCCCCGGCCGGGCGAGTTCGGCCCGCATGACCAGGGCGAGGATGCCGCCGATCAGGAAGAACCCGAACGAGGACACCAGGTACATGGTGCCGATCGTCTTGTGGTCGGTGGTCGTCAGCAGCCGGACCAGGGCCGAGCCGGGGCGCTCGGCCCGGACTCCTTCCGGCCGGGCTGCGGACGGCGGCGGCGCGCTGTCGCCCCGTGCCTCGATGGCGCTCAAGGACGCACTCCTTCGAATACTGCTGCGGATGGGTGGCGATCCATGATCGGAACGCGACACCCGTGCGCCCTAGGGCCGTTGGGCCCGGCGGACCGGGGCCGGTGGGCCCCGGTTCCGGCCCGCCGGCCGGGACCACCGGCGGCGGCCCGGGACGTCGGACCCCGGACACCGCCCCGAACCCGAACACGGGCCCCGGACCCGGACGCCGGACACGCCGAAGCACCGGCGCGGCCAGGGGAATCGGGTTCCCCACGGCCGCGCCGGTGCACCCGGAGACCACACCGGGACATCGGCGAGGATTCGCCGACGATCGGTCAACAGTGCTACGGAAGAGCGTCGTTCGGTTCCGCCGACCGACGGGCGACCGCAGCCGACGGCGACGACGGGACGCCCGCGCCGACCGCGGCGGACGGACGCATCAGGACGCCGCGGCGGCTCCCGTGGTGAGCCGGTAGCCGGTCACCAGATCGGGCCGGATGGCCACCGTGTGGTCCATCGACGCGCTCACCCACGGGCTCAACATCCCCCGGTAGCGGGCCAGTAGGGCCGGGTCGGTGACCGGCCGGGCGAAGCCGGTGACCACGACGCTCCAGCCGAGCCGGGTCGACGGGTCGATCGCGTCGGCCTCGTACGCGACCACCACCCCCGCGTCGTCCCCGCCCTGGGAGGCGGTGGTCAGCGCCGCGCCGTCATGGGTCCGGATCACGATGGTGTCGTCCACCAGGAGGTGGTTGACCGGGCGGATCGCCGGCAGCGCGGACACGGTGAACACGATCCGGCCGAACGGCGCGCTCCCCAACAGCCTCAGCGCCTCGGCCCGTTCGAGCGGCACCAGCTCACGCGGCGGGACGTCGGCGGGCGTCCGGGACCGGGGATGGACGGACGGCGGCAGCCCTTCGGGCCTGCGCAGCGCCCGCAGTCGGCGGCGGACGGACTCGTCGCTCATGTGGCGGCCGCGATCAGGCCGAGCCGGCCGTCGAACCGCCGGTAGAGCACCCGTCCGCGTCGCGAGCCGGGCTGGGCGAAGAACAGGTACGGCAGCTCGGCGGCGGCCAGTCGCCTGACGGCTTGGTCCTCCGTCAGCTCCGGTGCACCGCAAGGGCTCAGGGTGAGCGGGGCGACCGTCCGGGCGGGCGGCCCGGCGGCGGTCGTACGGGCCAGCCGGTAGCCGGTCGGGCCGACCCGGTAGACCACGGCGTCGGTCTCGGTGGCGGGGTCCGTGAAGAGATGGATGTCGTAGTCCATCGCGTCCATGGTCAGGGCGGCCGCGTCGGGCGAGCACCACACCAGGTGGGCCTGCTTGCGCCGGACGATGTCCTGCGGCCCTGCGGTGCGGGGGAGTTCGGCGCGCGGGCGCTCGGCGCGGACCCGCGCGACCGGAGCCGCCGGGGCCGGAGCCGCCGGGAGCCCGTGCGCCCTGGTCCGGCGCGGCCACGGCCTGGGCGCCCACCCCGAGGCCACGGCGGCCATCCGGCTCCGCAGGCCGTCGACCACCTTGTCCAGAGCCTCGCCCAGATCGGCCGCGGCCTCCTGGACGCGGACCCGCCGCCCGTCCACTTCGGCGTTGACCTGGGCCAGCACGCCGGCCGGACCGACCGTCCCGACCCGGACCCGCAGCTGCTCGACCAGGGCGTCCGCCCCGCTCACCGCGGCTGCGACCCGGGCTCTGGCGTCGACCGCGAAGCCCCGCGAAATCCCCTCACACACCCGCACCGTGACCAACTCGCCCACCTCAGGCCTCTTCCCGTTCCACCGCGATCTCGTCATGCCGCGCCACCCGCCTCCGACGGGCCCGCACACACCGGCGCAGCGATCACCCTCCCGCCCCGGCGAGGCCGTCACAAGGGCCGAACGGCCCCATCGGCGGCCACCGTTCGGCCCGGAACGACGGGGAGGTCGGACGGACGGCGGCGTCCGCGGCGGCGCGGAGGCCGGGGACGCGCCGCCGGGCCCGGGGCGGCCCGGCCCGCCACAGGCCGGCGCGTGACATGATCGGGCCGTGTCCACCCCTGACGACCAGTCCGCGTACTGGAACTCCACCGGAACCGGCAAGACCTTCGCCCACCCGTTGCGCACCGACTGGACCCTCGGGATCGACCGCGGTGCCGCCCTCCTGGACTACGGCTGCGGCTACGGCCGGCTCGCCGGCGACCTCGCCGCCCTGGGCTTCACGGACGTCGAAGGCGTCGACGTGGCACCGGAGTCGATCGCCCGCGCGCGGGCCGAGCAACCCGCCGCCCGCTTCGAGGTGCTGACCGACCCGCCCCGGCTCGACCGGCCGGACGCCTGCTACGACGCGGCCTTCCTGTTCGCCGTGCTGACCTGCGTGCCGGACGACGAGGCCCAGCGCGCGCTCGTCGGCGAACTCCACCGGGTGCTGCGCCCGGGCGGGCTGCTCCAGGTCAGCGACTACTGCCTCCAGCCGGACGACCGCAACCGCGCGCGCTACCGGCTGTTCGAGGCGAGGTACGGCCGGCTCGGCGTGTTCGAGACCGGCGACGGCGCGGTCTGCCGCCACCACACCCGCGCCCGGCTGGACGAGCTGTTCACCGCCTTCGAGCCGGTGGCCGAGCACGAGCTCCCGGTGCTCACCATGAACGGCCGCCCCGCCGTCGCCACCCAGCTCCTGCTCGCCAGGCGTTAGGCCCCGCCCGCTGCCCCGCAGGACCCGACCCGCCGGACCCCGCCGGACCCGCCCGCCCGGCCGTAAGCGGGATCATGCGGGCCGCCCGTCACAAAGATGGGGGCCCGCCCCCCATGCACCGGTGGCCGCGCCGACGCCAGGATCGGGACCGAGGGCGGCGCCTTCGACGGCAGCGCGGCCCTCTCCCGGCATCGGAGGTGCGGTGGTGGCAGGGGTGAACGCCGTGCGCAGCACGCGCCTCGACGGAGGCGCCGGACCGGTTCAGGGCCCGGTCGCACCGGCGGTCCCCCCGGCCACACCATTCCCGCACTCTCCGGTGCCCGGTGACGCCCCTTCGCCCGACGGGACGGCCCGCCGCGCCGCCCCGGCACCGAACGGCACGGGCACCCTGCCCGGGTCCCCGTCCGAGTCCACCCCCGGACCCGCACCCAGGTCCACGTCCGAACAGGAGTCCACGTCCGCGCCCCCGTCCGAGCCCGAACCCGAGGCGGAACCCGTGCCCGATGCCGGAGCAGCGACCGACCCACCGTGCGGCGGCCCGTCGTGTTCCGACGCGCCGCACCCCGGCCCGCCCCACCCGGTTCCACCGCACCCGACCCCGGCCGAGGCGGACCCGCCGCACCCAGGCGTGCCGCACCCGGACCTTCCGGCCCCGGCCCCGGGCCTCCGCCCCCACCGCGCCCGCCTCCGGTCGGCCCGCCCCGGCGGTTCCCCCTGGTGGGAGCGGGGTCTGACCCCGGGCCGGCCCGTTCCCGCCGCCCGCCCGGACTGGGCCGCGTTCACCGAGGCGGCCGTCGCCGCCGCCCCGCTCCGTCCGGTCGTGCCGCGCGCCGCGTACCCGGGGCTGTCCGGGTTCGCGCTCGTCCTCCAGCCGTTCGCCGACCGCGCACAGGTCCGGCTGCTCACCGCCCTCTCCCCCGCCGTGCGCACCGCCGAGCAACTGGGCCGGATCGACCTGGCCGCCCTGCGCGCCGGGTTCACCGCCCGCCTGACCGAGCGGCTCGCCAGGATCGCCGCCCGCACGCTGGTCCTGGAGCTCAACGTGGCCCGGGTCGCCGGCCGGCTCGCCGGCGGCAGCCCGCACGAGCGGTTCCGCTCGTTCCTCGCCCTCACCGCCCGCCGCGAGGGCCTCGCCGCGCTGCTGCGCGAGTACCCGGTGCTGGCCCGGTTGCTGGCCCGCGCCTGCCTGGACGCCGCCGACGCGTACGCCGAGCTGCTGGACCGCTTCGCCACCGACCGTCCGCTGCTGGTCGCCGGCCTGCTGCGCGGCCGGGACCCGGGGGCGCTGGTCGCCGTGGCCTCCGACGCGGGCGACCGCCACCGCCGCGGCCGCGCCGTCGCCGTGCTGCACTTCGCCGACGGCGCCGCCGTCGTCCACCGGCCCCGCCCGCCGGCCGCGCACCGGCACTTCAACGCCCTGCTCGGCTGGTACACCGACCAGCCCGGGGTGCCGCGGCTGCGCGCGCTCGGCCTGCTCGACCGGGGCGGCCACGGCTGGACCGAGTACGCCGAGGCGCGCCCCTGCCTCACCGGCTACGAGGTCGAGCGCTTCTACCGGCGGCAGGGCGCGCTGCTCGCACTGCTGCACGTCCTGGACGGCACCGACCTGCACTTCGAGAACCTGATCGCGTGCGGCGAGCACCCGGTGCTGGTGGACGTCGAGACGCTGTTCCACCCGCCCGCCAGGAGCGGGCCCGCCGAGGACCCGGCGTCCCGCGCCCTGGAGGACTCGGTGCACCGGGTCGGCCTGCTGCCGCAACTGCTGGTCGGCGACGACGGCGCGGTGGACGTGTCCGGGATCGGCGGGGGCGGCGCGGGCCGGCTCGCCTCGCCGGTCGAGGGCGTGGACTGGGCGGGCGCCGGTACCGACGAGATGCGGCTGGTCCGGCGCCCGCGCCCGTTCGGCGAGGCCCACAACCGCCCCCGGCTGGGCGGCGCCCCGGTCGACCCGGCCGGCCACATCGAGGCGCTGCTCGACGGCTTCCGCGCCGGGTACGCCGCGCTCTCCGCCGGGCGCGACCGGCTCGTCGGCCCGCGCGGCCTGCTGCGCTCGTTCGCCGAGGCCGAGGTCCGCGTGGTGCCCCGGGCCACCCGGGTCTACGCGCGGCTGCTCGACGAGTCCACCCACCCGGACGTGCTGCGCGACGCCGCGGCCCGTCACGCCGTGCTGGCCCTGCTGCGCACCGACGCGGTCGACGACCCCGGCCGGCCGGAGCTCGCCGACCACGAGATCGCCGACCTCTGGGCGGGCGACGTCCCGCTGTTCACCGCCCGCCCCGGCGCCCGCGACCTGTGGACCTCCGGCGGACGCCGGCTGCCCGGGGAACTCGCCGAGGCCGGACTGGCCCGGGCGGAGGCCAAGCTCGCCGCGCTCGGCGGGGTCGACCGCAAGGACCAGGAGTGGATCATCCGCGCGGCCATGGCGGGCGCCGCCGGGACGCCCGCGCACCGGCCGGGACGGCCCGTCCCCGAGAACGTCTGGGCCACCGCGCCCGAGCCGGAGCGGCTGCTCACCGCGGCCCGGGGCATCGGCGACCAGCTGGTCGCCTCGGCGTACCGGGCGCGGTCCCGCACCAACTGGCTCGGCCTGGAGCTGCTCGCCGACCGCTACTGGCGGGTCCGGCCGCTCGGCGCCGACCTGGCGGGCGGCTACACCGGCGCCGCGCTCTTCCTCGCCCAGCTCGCCGCGCTCACCGGCTCCGACCGCTACGCCGAGGTGGCCCGCCGGGCGCTGGCCCCCGTCCCCGGGCTGCTCGACGCGCTCGCCGCCCACCCCGACCTCCCGGCCGCCGTCGGCTCCGGCGCCTTCGCCGGTCTCGGCGGCATCGCCTACGCGATCGCCGAGATCGCCCGGACCCTCGACGACCCGCTGATCGGGCAGTGGACCGAGCCCGCGGTGGCCCTCGCCGCCGCCGCGGCCGAGCAGGAGGCCGACCCCGGTGTGCACAGCGGCACCGCCGGCGGTGTCGCCGCCCTGCTCGCGGTGCACACCGCCGCGGCACACGCGACAGCCGTTCGCACCGCACGCGCCGCTTCCGCCCGACCCGCCGGACCCACCCGACCCGCCGGTCGCGACGACCACCCCGACGCCCCCCGCACCCCCGCCCTCGGCACGCCCGACGCACCCGCCGAACCCGACGCGCCCGGCACGTCCGGCACGTCCGGCGCCGCGGACGCCCTCGGCGGTGCCGCCCTGCGCGCCGCCGCCGTCGGGGCCCGGCGGCTCGCGGACCGG from Kitasatospora sp. NBC_00458 includes:
- a CDS encoding type 2 lanthipeptide synthetase LanM family protein → MPHPDLPAPAPGLRPHRARLRSARPGGSPWWERGLTPGRPVPAARPDWAAFTEAAVAAAPLRPVVPRAAYPGLSGFALVLQPFADRAQVRLLTALSPAVRTAEQLGRIDLAALRAGFTARLTERLARIAARTLVLELNVARVAGRLAGGSPHERFRSFLALTARREGLAALLREYPVLARLLARACLDAADAYAELLDRFATDRPLLVAGLLRGRDPGALVAVASDAGDRHRRGRAVAVLHFADGAAVVHRPRPPAAHRHFNALLGWYTDQPGVPRLRALGLLDRGGHGWTEYAEARPCLTGYEVERFYRRQGALLALLHVLDGTDLHFENLIACGEHPVLVDVETLFHPPARSGPAEDPASRALEDSVHRVGLLPQLLVGDDGAVDVSGIGGGGAGRLASPVEGVDWAGAGTDEMRLVRRPRPFGEAHNRPRLGGAPVDPAGHIEALLDGFRAGYAALSAGRDRLVGPRGLLRSFAEAEVRVVPRATRVYARLLDESTHPDVLRDAAARHAVLALLRTDAVDDPGRPELADHEIADLWAGDVPLFTARPGARDLWTSGGRRLPGELAEAGLARAEAKLAALGGVDRKDQEWIIRAAMAGAAGTPAHRPGRPVPENVWATAPEPERLLTAARGIGDQLVASAYRARSRTNWLGLELLADRYWRVRPLGADLAGGYTGAALFLAQLAALTGSDRYAEVARRALAPVPGLLDALAAHPDLPAAVGSGAFAGLGGIAYAIAEIARTLDDPLIGQWTEPAVALAAAAAEQEADPGVHSGTAGGVAALLAVHTAAAHATAVRTARAASARPAGPTRPAGRDDHPDAPRTPALGTPDAPAEPDAPGTSGTSGAADALGGAALRAAAVGARRLADRPAPAATGFAHGSAGTGWALLRYAEATGEPADGPHHRAGLAALHAATAARSREGSWCRGRPGIALAVIDSPLALADRRLADWAQRAVRNTARAAPIGDHSLCHGELGVLELLGRHGPASGRTPWVRRAGALLAGIDHDGPRCGSPDHVPHPGLLTGLAGIGHGLLRLGFPDRVPPALLLRPGTPPPPY